In Bradyrhizobium guangdongense, the sequence ATCGGTTTCGTCGTTGCACTCTGCCGTTTGTCGCCGAACTGGCTGGTATCGCGCGTCGGCGGCCTCTATGTCGAGGCCATCCGCAACCTGCCGCTCTTGTTCCAGATCCTGTTCTGGTATCTCGCCGTGCTCGCCGCATTACCGGCGCCGCGGCAGAGCCTGTCGATCTTCAATGCGATCTTCCTCAACAATCGGGGCGTGATCGTGCCGTCCCCGGAGGGGCAGCCCGGCCTCGTTCCGTTCCTCGCCGTGGTGGCGCTCGGCATCGTCGCCTCGCTGGTTTTGCGCAGCTATGCGCGGCGGGCGCTGTTTGCTCAAGGTCGCGCGATCCGGATCTGGCCGTACGTGCTGACATTGCTCGTCGGATTGCCTGTTGTCACGATGCTTGCGTTCGGTCCACCTGTCACGTTCGAATTTCCGCAGCTGAAGGGATTCAATTTCGCCGGTGGCGCGCGGATCATTCCGGAGCTCGTCGCATTGACGGTCGGATTGTCGACCTACACGGCGGCCTTCATCGCCGAGATCGTCCGCGCCGGCATCCTGTCGGTCCATAAGGGGCAGATGGAGGCAGGCTCGTCGCTGGGCCTCAGCCGAGGCGCGACCTTGCGGTTGATCGTGGTGCCGCAGGCCATGCGCGTGATCGTGCCGCCGCTCACCAACCAATACCTCAACCTGACGAAGAACTCGTCGCTTGCGGTCGCGATCGGCTATCCCGACCTGGTCTCGGTGTTCGCCGGCACGGCATTAAGCCAGACCGGACAGGCGATCGAGATCCTTGTCATGACGATGGGCGTTTATCTCCTGATCTCGCTCGCCACCAGCGCCATCATGAGCATCTACGGCTGGCGCCTCAGCCGGAGCCTGAGTGCATGAGCGATCTGGCCGCCTCGTCCTCCTTTGTCCGGCAGGATCTGGTTGCCGAGCGCCCCGCGCCGGTGACGACCACCGGTTTCGTCGGCTTTGTGCGCACGCGCCTGTTGAACTCGCCGACCAATATCCTGCTGACGATCCTCGGCCTCTTGCTGGTCTGGTACACCGTCGTTCCCACCATCAAGTTCCTGCTGGTCGATGCGGTCTGGAGCGGCAAGGATCGCACGGCCTGCCTCGCCGAGAATGCCGGCCATCCGGTCGGCGCCTGCTGGCCCTTTATCCAGGCCAAGTCCACGCAGCTCTTCTACGGCTTCTATCCGGAGGCCGAACTCTGGCGGGTCAACCTGACCTTCGCGCTCGGCGCAGTGCTGCTGTTGCCGCTGCTCATTCCGAAGTTGCCGGCCAAGGGCTTGAATGCCGGGCTGTTCTTCTTCGCCTTTCCGGTGGTGGCATTCTTCCTGCTGCATGGCGGCGGCATCACCGGCTTCGGCGTGAGCTGGGTGGCGGGCCTGCTGCAATTGTTCGCCGACAGCATCAGCGGCGTCGGCGAGGTTCTGGTTGGTCTGAGCAAGAGTTCGGCCGCCGGCCCGCTGCTCTGGGCGATCGGCAGCATCATCGGGCTGGTCGGCACGTTGCTGCACTGGGTGATCTTTCCATTGACCTGGCTGCGCGACCAGATGCAGGCGGCAGGACAGGGGCCCTGGCTCGACTTCCTGATCACGGCCGTGATCGTATCGGCGATCCTGTTCGTGCTCGGTGGCGGCGCGCGCACCGGTTCCCGACCGCTGATCGCCGGCCTCGCCACGTTCGCCGCGATGGCCGCGGTGATCAAGCTGATGGGGCTCGATCACGGCGGCTTGCCGATCGTCGACACGCGGCTGTGGG encodes:
- a CDS encoding amino acid ABC transporter permease, translated to MGVEARKPPPQLALKLKRALGGKAGWNGVAVQLVFGAILAWIAYEVISNARTNLETQHIAAGFGFLNNSASFDVNQTLISYSGSNTYFRVFLVGILNTLLVSVVGIFFATLIGFVVALCRLSPNWLVSRVGGLYVEAIRNLPLLFQILFWYLAVLAALPAPRQSLSIFNAIFLNNRGVIVPSPEGQPGLVPFLAVVALGIVASLVLRSYARRALFAQGRAIRIWPYVLTLLVGLPVVTMLAFGPPVTFEFPQLKGFNFAGGARIIPELVALTVGLSTYTAAFIAEIVRAGILSVHKGQMEAGSSLGLSRGATLRLIVVPQAMRVIVPPLTNQYLNLTKNSSLAVAIGYPDLVSVFAGTALSQTGQAIEILVMTMGVYLLISLATSAIMSIYGWRLSRSLSA
- a CDS encoding amino acid ABC transporter permease, whose amino-acid sequence is MSDLAASSSFVRQDLVAERPAPVTTTGFVGFVRTRLLNSPTNILLTILGLLLVWYTVVPTIKFLLVDAVWSGKDRTACLAENAGHPVGACWPFIQAKSTQLFYGFYPEAELWRVNLTFALGAVLLLPLLIPKLPAKGLNAGLFFFAFPVVAFFLLHGGGITGFGVSWVAGLLQLFADSISGVGEVLVGLSKSSAAGPLLWAIGSIIGLVGTLLHWVIFPLTWLRDQMQAAGQGPWLDFLITAVIVSAILFVLGGGARTGSRPLIAGLATFAAMAAVIKLMGLDHGGLPIVDTRLWGGLLVTLVIAITGIVASLPIGVALALGRRSTIPLIRIFSIIYIEFWRGVPLITVLFFATYMLPLFLPGNFTVDGLVRALIGVSLFTGAYQAENLRGGLAAVPRGQGEAASALGLSWWKTTSLIVLPQALRHVIPAIVNSFISLFKDTSLVSIVALFDLLGSLRASFADPVWTTPSTAFTGFAFTGIIYFSFCFGMSRYSLFGERRLNAHRRN